The region GCCATTACTCCCCCGAATTATCCTCATACCCATCAAAACCTAGCTCTTTTGTTACTAATACAACAAAGATTTGAAGAAGCTTATTCCGTCCTTGAAAAAGCTGTTAAGAAAGGTGTCCCGATAGAAAATTCAGCCCACCATTTAATGGGGTGGATTTTGTTGGAAATGCGCGATCTGAAACGTGCGCTTGTGTGGTATGAAGAAAAGATAAAAAGTGAACCAGGGAACGAGTTGCTCTTAAATAATTTAGGCTTTTGTTATGGAGCATTTGGAGAAAAGGAAAAATCAGAAAAATGCTTTAAACAAGCTGTTTCAATCTCTGAAGATAAGATCAGAAGAACTCGTCTCTTCGATATGCGCGCCCTTCGTGGTTATTATAATTTGGGTAGAGTAAGAGCTGCTGCGAGTGATTTCAAAGAGGTTGAGAGAATCTCAAATAGAATTTCCGAACTTAACCCGGGAGATGCTTTTTCTATTTATTTAGCAGGTGTATCAAAGGTCATTAATGAAGAATACGAAGAAGCTAAGAAATTTTTCTCTCGAACACTTGCATTAGACGAAACAATTTCAGATGTATATCCTGATTATGCCTTTATCCATGAGTGCATCGATGGAAATGCGCAAGCGGCAGCTGATCTACTTGAAAAAGGTATTGCGTTAGGGTTCGATAAGATTCTTATTAATAACAATTTGGCTTTTGCATATATCCAATTAAACCAACTTGATAAAGCTGAGAGAATCTTGCGAAGGTACACAGAGCCTATTCCCGTCATCTTGGCTACCAGAGGATTGTTGGAAATGCGGAGAGGAAATCTTGAGGAAGCCGAAGCTCTTTACACAAAAGCCATATCTCTTTTTGAAGGTAAAAATAGAAAAATTTGCACACAAATACATCTCTTAGAAAAAGCTCGCTATTTCTTAAAAAGAAATAGCGCCGGGAAGGCACAAAAACTACTCAGAGAAGCAAAGGATGTTATTACCTCTTACTTGACGCCCCAAATAGAACTCTTGGAGATAGAAGCTAACGAACAAGTAGCTAGCTCAAATAACCGTCATTAGTGTTAACAATAAACCTTACCCCACTGCGACGAGTTGGCCGTTGAGGACCCGGAGACGCTGGTGGAGATCACGATAACCTGACTATCTTACAATAACCTCTAGAGACCACCCTTTACTCGGTTGTGTGTTTTACATAACATCTGACAATTTTTGGCGGTGGTTTTCCCTCCTTCGTGCCAAGGAGTAATGTGGTCAGCTTCCATTTCGGCAAATTCCCACTTCATTTTTTCACGCCTCTCCTTTTTGCAGAACGAGCATACACCGCCTTGGTGTTCGTATGCTTTCCTCTTCGTTTTGTCATCAAAATCACGCAAATTGAGGTATTTTTCCTCACGCGTAAGGATGTATGGATAAATTCCTCTCAGGCTCTGAACTTCGTCGTCATCAATCAGCTTCAAAGTCTCCTTTTCAATGTCCCTAGAGTCGTACCTGGCATCCTTATATTTGTTGTACAAGAGCCCCCATTCTACCCCCTTCATATCTTTGCGATACGTCGTAAATGTCTTCTGCACCCAGTCAAATACTGCCTGCCAGTATTGCCAGAGTTCTTGTGCGTTTGTATCGTCCTTGTGCTCGTTCATGTATTGCTCAATGTGATCGCTTGAAATCCATCTCAAGGCCGTTTCCAAAACCTCCTGTCGTATAGGTGAGCCACTTACTAATTTCTCTCGCCCATCTTGCACCGCGGGGGCACCCGTTTTACTAAACCATCGTTTCGCGTCGGTGAGCCACTTTCCTGTATGTTGGGCATTCAAAAGCTCTTGATCGGTCAAGGGCTTACCTGCAATATTGATCGTACGAAACCAGGCGAGTTTTTCACTTGGTGTCCCTTCGCACACATACACCGAGAGTTCGTAGTTCAAAATCTCTTCCTGCTGATCTTTGGGTAAGCTTGTAAAAGCAAGCTCATGATCGTCGTCAAACTTAATGGGGATGATTTTCGTCACGTATTGGCATATGGAAACAGTGCGCTGTTGCCCATCCATCAATTCGTAGTTACCATCTTCATCAACCGACCAATACATTGTGTTAAGCGGAAAACCTTGCCGCACGGTTTTAATGACCGCGTCGCGCTCCTTGTCGCCATAGATAAACTCGCGCTGAAACGCAGGACGAATGTTGAGCTTGCTTCCATACCCGACGACACCGTTCTCACCGTCGTCTTGGTAACCATCCACCAAATCGCGAATGGTTATTTTCGGCACATCTTTCCCGGAAAGTCTTATTTTCATATTAGTTTTTTTGTCGAATGAACAGCCGCTGATAGGCAGATTGTATTACTCGACCATCCTTATTGATAAAATAGTTCTTCTTTCCGTCGTTGCCAAGTAAATTTGCATTTTCATTTGTTTTACCACCGGACGATCCAGTCCTCGTGCCATCCTGCCTCATTTCCCAGTAATCATCGTATTTCTTTGTGTCGGGAAGTTCATCATGACAACCCCTTTGAGATGCGCCTAGTAGTTGAAACTGCTGAGGATTGTATTTATCCAGGAAAGTAATGGGCACGCCCATAGCACCGCCGTAGTCAGCTGGGATCTCCGCAACTTTGGCGACCTCAATGGCGTCGTAATTGTCATAGTGTGGATACTCTTCCGGCGTGTATTTTTTGTAGAGAGGAATATTTTGGTGGTGTTTCGCCACATCCATGTTTGTATACCAGCACGAGGTAGAAACACGCGCGATTTTTTTACCGCTTTTCTCGTCAATATGATGATACTGCGTGAAATAATTCGGAACTTCGAAAAACATGCCGACATTGAACTTAGTATAGCCGGTGCGGAATTTATTTTCTTTAATGAGTTTGAAAATTTCTTTGTAAGTAATAGCGTTCGTGTTGCCGATAATCAAAAACTTCTTGTCGTGTTCAACGAGCTGGGCAACGTACTCAATGAAGAGTGAGAACGGCGGGTTGGTAATAACGATATCTGCCTGCTTTAGGAGTTCACGGCACTCGGGTGAGCGGAAGTCTCCATCGCCCTGGAGCGGCCGCCATTCGTTTTTTTTGTTTTCTTTCAGCTTCTCGGCGATATCGCGCCGGTCAATTGCACCATCACCATTGAGATCCTCTACTTCGTTAATAAGAAAGGCGTTGGCGTTCACCTTTGGGCGGCCTTTTTTCGGCTCGAGGGTCTTGTCATCACCAAAGAGGCCGAGCTGGGTGTTAGCTATGGGCGAGGGCTTGTAGCTCGTAGCGATGAGTCGCTTGATGCCAAGTGCGTTGAAGTTTTCTGCGAAGAAGCGGAAGAAATTGCTTTCAAACGGATCGTCACAGTTGCAAAAAATGACTTTGCCTCTGAGCTGGTCGCGATAATGATTAAGCTCGTTAGCGATGTCGCTCATCTGGGTATAAAACTCATCGCTCTTTGCCTTTTTTGCTTTAGAAAGATTACTGTGTGCCATGTTTTTTACATGATTCAAACTTGGAAACAGAGCGGGGCAGATTAGATGTAAACTTTGCAATCAGCTCAAAAGTACTCCCATTCTAGCGGGTTTTGGGGAGGAGTCGAGGAGCCGGGGTTAGGCCCTACTCCACCGCCACAAGCTGACCACCTACTACCTTGAGATAAGCAGAAACACCAACGGAAGGCTGAGCAACCATAGGCTCGCCATCCTTTCGCACAGCGAAGTTCACAATGACCTGGCCATCCCTGATCTCCGTCGTCTGCGGAGCAATGCGATCCCCTAGGAGGATAGTGTTGGTACCGAGGTAGCCCTTCTCGCTGCCGAGCGCTACTGCGGCGAGATAGAAAGTGCCAGAGCCGCCCGCGTTCTGGGTCATAAGGAAGGCTACGTCTTCCTTACCATCCCCATTGAGGTCTCCTCTCGCCTCATTCCCGAAATAGCGAGTAGTCACCGTAGCCGCCGTATCCGTATCTATCTTTATCTCCGAGAGTCCTCCTGTGAGTTTGACCTTCTCGCCAAAGATCTCGTAAGTGCCGTCACGGTAGTCTGCGGCATAGGCAGGTCCTGTGGTGGAGCCTGGAGCAGGCTCGTAGGTCAGATACACGACGCCGATAACAAACAAGAGAAGCGTTACAGAGAGGATGATCACTTTATTCATCCCCTTAGTATAGTCGAATTCCCCTTCTTACTCCCGTAGACCCGCTCAAAAACCGATGATATGGTGTAGCCTGGCACATTCAGCGAGCGAGGGATCCGATGCCGATCACCTTGGTAATAGAGCGTAATCTGTGGAAGAAGTTTAGCAATCCACAGGGGCAGGACGACCGGTGGGAACTCAGCATGCACGAAGAAGCTGAGTCGGCGAAAAATGAAATCGCCGACCGTCGGATCAACAAGGATCTGAAAATATTCGCGGTCATCCTGGAGAACCCTCAAGAAGAAGAGGCCAGGGAGATGGTTCGGTGGCTCAAGGGGGTTGCGCTCAATATTTCCGTGTTCACCGCCTTCAGAAACCCCAACCTGCAGGCTGAATTCATCGCCACGGGGTGCATCGAGGCGGACTGGGAAAACCCTTTCATAGCCATCGACGCAACCCTCGAGATCAGGGCCCACGCGTAGCGCATCCCTATCATCACCGGCCAGCGCCCTTCGGGCACTGGCCGGCTCTTTTTTATAACCTTCCCTCTTCTCGAGCTGTTACTACAGCAGCTGCGCGTCATTACAAGCCGCAACGACTGATCTTTCCTCCACTCCCAGCAAAGGAGCGTGCAATGAATACGGAGTCAGGACCGGAAGTCCTCCTCGTCCATGCCGACTCCCAGACCTTGGGAGGATGGGCCTGGTCGCTGCGGGAACTCTTCCCAGGCATCGGCGTCATCACTGCCCAGAAGGTGGTGCATGCATTCAACCAATTCGTCTGGGACGCCAAGCACCTCAAGGTAGCGGTGCTTCCTCGGCGAGGCGCAGACGGATGCACAATCGAGTTTGCCCGCAGGATCCGCCGCGACAAGGAATTCACAGGTGTCATCTTCACTACCGCTACGGACCCTGAGTTCCTCAAGGAGCTCGACCCCAGGAAAGGAGACCGCGTCTTCGAGAGCGAACAGGAGCTTCTCACTGCCTTAAGCATCGCCCTCGCGCACCAGCGCATCGGCGGGACCCCCGTAGTCCAACCCGAACTAATGAGCGCCTGAGGCGAGCAAATTAACGGCCGGCGCTTGATGCGCCGGCCGTTCCTTCTTCGCATGTATCCTTTTCGCTTCCTGCGGGTTCAGTACAATAGCAGCTCTCACTGCGCGCCTTGCCTCGCTGGCTTGGACGTGATATCACGAGCTCCAATCGATCTTTCTCCAACCAGTTCCCGAGAGGACACCCTCATGCGGATCATCCTCACTCTAGGTTTCGAGGCTCCGGAAAGCTGGCGAAAAGCATTTCCGAGACGCACCTTCGTTCACCGCGAGACCGGAAGCGAAGGCCTGCAGCTCCTCAGAGAACAAGGAGTCAGGCTCGCGGTCGTCGTCTTCGACAAGGAATTCGCGAACGACAACCCAGGCCAATTTGGCACGCTATACCTCCGGTTCCGAAAGGAAGGATTCCAGGGGGAATTCCTTCCGAACATCGGCGAGGAGCGCTACATCCTGAAGACACTCATAGCGGCGTTCTACGCAAACGCTTCGAATCGTCTGACGGACAAGAGGGTCCGGAGCAGCCCGGGACGCATTCCCACTCCTTCACCCTCCACGATCCTGCGCTACCTCCAAGAAAAACTCACACAAGGAGATCTCGTCCAATTCAGCGCGTGACCCCTCGCACATAGCCGCCCCGCCGACGCTCTCCCCCTCCTGGAGCGTCGGCGGTCTTCCTTTTCTGTAACCTTTCCCTCTACCAGCAGTTATTCAGATAGACCACTCCGCCCCACCATCCTTCGCTCTTTCTCTCATCTCGTACACTCCTCCCCTGTGTGTACACCCCTCTTGCCCGCCGACCCTGAATACATTCGTATTCTTTACAGGTCGGCTTTTCTTTTTCCCTACCAGCTCTTCCCATCGACAGGAGTGACGTTCAGCTTCTCGAGCTCGACACCATCCAAGCAGCGTATATTAATAGCTACAGTGGGTTCGCCCTCCTTGTTGGTGCCCCGACCAAAAGACTGCACGCCGCAGATCTTACAAAAGAGATGTGCAATCTTCTTCTTGTTAAAACGATATTCCGTGAGCGCCTCTTCTCCCGCGAGCAGGGTGAACCTCTCCGCCGTAACGAAGGCAAGCAGGAGTCCCTTGATGGCACAATGCGAACAGTTGCAGGAGATGACCGTGGCGAGATCTGTCTCAACTTCGTAGCGCACTGCTCCGCAATGGCAGCCTCCTTTGTGAGTAGAGAGTATTCCTTGCATAGCCTCAGTATATCAAAGTAAGTCTGGCTTCCCGC is a window of Candidatus Parcubacteria bacterium DNA encoding:
- a CDS encoding tetratricopeptide repeat protein, giving the protein MISPTLEKKEYFQTMRDETKPRMSYSDALFELPPIQGDTFRQQLVRAQWNYVKAQLKKNENPRTLVETGDLYLLKNNYKNAIDYYQRSLVLNPDFILAYEKIILAYSLHRKYHETIPYFSRLLELTNNRVDILRKYAALRVNIFLTQNEGKDDAMRILDEALKLMPEDVELINTYGFILLNHFPEKLSEAKDYFSKALKINGEYIHSLNNLAVCYIKEGKWKEAEEILSKSIAITPPNYPHTHQNLALLLLIQQRFEEAYSVLEKAVKKGVPIENSAHHLMGWILLEMRDLKRALVWYEEKIKSEPGNELLLNNLGFCYGAFGEKEKSEKCFKQAVSISEDKIRRTRLFDMRALRGYYNLGRVRAAASDFKEVERISNRISELNPGDAFSIYLAGVSKVINEEYEEAKKFFSRTLALDETISDVYPDYAFIHECIDGNAQAAADLLEKGIALGFDKILINNNLAFAYIQLNQLDKAERILRRYTEPIPVILATRGLLEMRRGNLEEAEALYTKAISLFEGKNRKICTQIHLLEKARYFLKRNSAGKAQKLLREAKDVITSYLTPQIELLEIEANEQVASSNNRH
- a CDS encoding DUF262 domain-containing protein codes for the protein MKIRLSGKDVPKITIRDLVDGYQDDGENGVVGYGSKLNIRPAFQREFIYGDKERDAVIKTVRQGFPLNTMYWSVDEDGNYELMDGQQRTVSICQYVTKIIPIKFDDDHELAFTSLPKDQQEEILNYELSVYVCEGTPSEKLAWFRTINIAGKPLTDQELLNAQHTGKWLTDAKRWFSKTGAPAVQDGREKLVSGSPIRQEVLETALRWISSDHIEQYMNEHKDDTNAQELWQYWQAVFDWVQKTFTTYRKDMKGVEWGLLYNKYKDARYDSRDIEKETLKLIDDDEVQSLRGIYPYILTREEKYLNLRDFDDKTKRKAYEHQGGVCSFCKKERREKMKWEFAEMEADHITPWHEGGKTTAKNCQMLCKTHNRVKGGL
- a CDS encoding adenine-specific methyltransferase EcoRI family protein, translating into MAHSNLSKAKKAKSDEFYTQMSDIANELNHYRDQLRGKVIFCNCDDPFESNFFRFFAENFNALGIKRLIATSYKPSPIANTQLGLFGDDKTLEPKKGRPKVNANAFLINEVEDLNGDGAIDRRDIAEKLKENKKNEWRPLQGDGDFRSPECRELLKQADIVITNPPFSLFIEYVAQLVEHDKKFLIIGNTNAITYKEIFKLIKENKFRTGYTKFNVGMFFEVPNYFTQYHHIDEKSGKKIARVSTSCWYTNMDVAKHHQNIPLYKKYTPEEYPHYDNYDAIEVAKVAEIPADYGGAMGVPITFLDKYNPQQFQLLGASQRGCHDELPDTKKYDDYWEMRQDGTRTGSSGGKTNENANLLGNDGKKNYFINKDGRVIQSAYQRLFIRQKN
- a CDS encoding GFA family protein, which encodes MQGILSTHKGGCHCGAVRYEVETDLATVISCNCSHCAIKGLLLAFVTAERFTLLAGEEALTEYRFNKKKIAHLFCKICGVQSFGRGTNKEGEPTVAINIRCLDGVELEKLNVTPVDGKSW